Genomic segment of Sulfitobacter faviae:
ATCTCGACGTGGTCGACGGTCTCATTGTCATCGGCCATCGCGGTGGAGCCGAAGGCGGTGGCGCTCAGAAGGGCCGCGCCGAGGGTGAGTTTGCTTGCATGCATCATCTTAGTCACTTTCCGGCGCGACGAGATGCGCCTTTTCTGCTGTGAACGGCATTCGGGTGCCTTGGACAGACGGCGCAGACCTCCTGCGCCGCCCCTTTCAGACAGCCAGCATCGACACCAATTGGGGCCGATGATGCCTCTCATCGCTGGCCCAACGCCGGGCCTTGGCGGCGGTTCCTCGGCCCAACCGCGGGCGCGAAAATCCGCGCAAGGGGCCGATGCGCAACGCCCCGGCACCGCTGGACAAATCAGCCGCCACATGGCACCGCTTGTCGCTATGAGTGATGATCTGATCCCCTTCTCGCCCGACAGCGGCGATGCCCCGGCGCTGCGCCGTGCCTTCGGGCGTTTCGGCACCGGCGTGACCGTGGTGACCGTAAAAACCGCCCAAGGCCCCTTGGGGATGACTGCGAATTCCTTCGCCTCGGTCTCGCTCGACCCGCCTTTGGTGCTGTGGTCGCCTGCGATCTCTTCCAAACGGCACGACAGTTTCACCTCGGCGGCGTCCTTTTGCATCCACGTCCTCGGCGCGGATCAGGAGGATTTGGCCCAGCGTTTCGCAAGCCAAGGCCATGATTTCTCTGGTTTCGATTGGACGGAGGACGCCGCCGGCGTGCCCACTTTCGCAGGCTGCCTCGCCCGGTTTCACTGCGCGACCTATGCCGTGCATCCGGCGGGCGATCATTCGCTGATCTTGGGCCATGTGCAACAGGTCGCCCTGCGCGAGGATGGCGCGGCGGGCCTGATGTTCGACCAAGGCCGTTACGGCCACTTCACCCCCGCGACGACAGCTAAGAAAAAGGGCGCCCCGTAAGGCGCCCCTTTCAATTAGTAGTCCCGCTCGAAGAAGATGCCGATGCTGCTGTCGCCGTCCGAGCCCAAGGTGCCCTTGGCCGTCAGGCTTTCGGTGATATCGAGGTTGAGCGACACCTCCCCCGTGCCATCCGAGGCCGCCGTCACATCGGTATAGATGTTGTCGGTCAGATATTTCCCCAGCCTCAGCGCGGTCTCGCCATCCTCGGTGGTGGTCACGTCCAGATCGTCGAGGCCAAAGCCCTCACGCAGGTTGCCGATCACCCCGTCGCCGCCGCGCCCTGCGAGAGTCGCTACCGCACTGGCCAATTGCAGCGCCTGAAAGGCCGAGATTTCCGAGATGTTGCGCCCAAAGAGGAGTTGCGACAGCACCTCGTCCTGCGGCGCGGCGGGGGTGGATTCAAAAGTGACTTCGGGCTCATTCGCCGGGCCGCTTACGATGACACGCACCTCCCCCGCTTCGGTATCGGTCGAGGTGACGAACCGGATATAGGGGATGAAATCACCCTGAAACTGGACCGACCCTTCGTCGAGCAAAAAGCGTTTACCCAGAATATCGAGCCGCCCGCGGATCAACTCGAACCGCCCGGCCGAGATGATGCGGTTGGTCGTGCCGCTGAGGTTCAGCGCGCCGCCCAGTTCCGCATCCAGCCCGCGGCCCCGGACGTAAATCCGGTTCGGCGCGTTGAGTTGCAGGTCCAGCCCGAACCCGCGGCCGGACGCCTCCGCCGCAGGATCATCCCCGGCCTCGGCCCCCTCCAACCCGGCCTTGCGGCGGGTCGCCAGCACATCGGCGGGCGCGTTGACATGGGTGATCTGCGGGATGTCCCCGATTGAGGTCAGACCCGTTGCGGGCACCTGAATATTCGTCTCGCCCGCGTTGATCACCCCGGTGATCTGCGCCCCCCCGCTCAAGGGACCGGCAAGCCGCAGATCGCCGTTCAGCGTGGTGCTGTAAAGGCTCGGGTCCGCATAGACGAGGTTGCGCAGGGTCACGTTGATATCCGCAGGCAAGGCCGGTGTCAGGGTGATCGCCCCCGCCACGCGCAGCGCTCCGCCATCGACGGCCTGACCGGTCACATTGAGCTGCGCCCGGTTACCCCCAAGCTGAACATCCGCGTCGATCCCCCGCAGCGCCACCCGCAGGTTCGGCGCGGTGAAGGTCGCGCCGCTGGTGGTGATCTGACCGCTGACCGACGACAGTGCCGCCGGGCCGTTGATCTGCAAATCAAAGCGCGCCTGCCCCTGCAAATTGCGCGGGGCAAGGAAGGGGCGCGACAGACCAAGCGGCGCATTGCCCGCGATATCGAGGTTCAGCGTCCCATCGGGGTTCACCAGCCCTGCCACGGTCGCCTGCGTGCCTGCGGGGCCATTGGCATTGGTGTCGATGCGCCAGGCCTCCCCCTCGCGCCGGGCCGAGCCTGCGACGCTGAGCGGGCCGTTCACCTGTTCCACCAAGGCGCCGATGTCAGGCATGTTCAGCTGGAAATCGACCGCCGCATTGGGGCCGGTGACCAAGCCTTCGACCGTCGCCCGCGCGCCATAGGGGCCGCTGGCGCTGGCATCGAGGAGCACGCCGTTCTCGGTCTGACGCGCCACGCCGTTGGCGGCGAAAGAGC
This window contains:
- a CDS encoding flavin reductase family protein; the protein is MSDDLIPFSPDSGDAPALRRAFGRFGTGVTVVTVKTAQGPLGMTANSFASVSLDPPLVLWSPAISSKRHDSFTSAASFCIHVLGADQEDLAQRFASQGHDFSGFDWTEDAAGVPTFAGCLARFHCATYAVHPAGDHSLILGHVQQVALREDGAAGLMFDQGRYGHFTPATTAKKKGAP